The Vicia villosa cultivar HV-30 ecotype Madison, WI linkage group LG1, Vvil1.0, whole genome shotgun sequence genome includes a region encoding these proteins:
- the LOC131630723 gene encoding acidic leucine-rich nuclear phosphoprotein 32-related protein 1, producing MKITEILNLKEKDEENEVIVLSDNDEEFDSVEKVVEDGEDSEEEDGDDDGDDEEDNDDEDEDDDDDDATGAGEDEEDEVGAVEGARGGDPDDDDDDNDDDEDDDDDDDDDDDDDEDPEEEEDLGTEYLVRPLGAAEEEEASSDFEPVENGVDEDEVEEDEGEEDEDDDGGDDKKAAVVPPKRKRSGKDDSDDDDGGEDDVRPSKR from the exons ATGAAGATAACAGAGATATTGAACTTGAAGGAGAAGGATGAGGAAAACGAGGTTATTGTTTTGAGTGATAATGATGAAGAGTTTGATTCGGTTGAGAAAGTGGTGGAAGATGGAGAAGACAGTGAAGAAGAAGATGGCgacgatgatggtgatgatgaagaagataatgatgatgaggatgaggATGACGATGACGACGATGCTACTGGTGCTGGTGAGGATGAGGAGGATGAAGTTGGAGCGGTTGAAGGTGCACGTGGTGGTGATCCTGATGACgacgatgatgataatgatgacgatgaagatgatgatgacgatgacgacgacgatgatgatgatgatgaggatccTGAGGAAGAG GAGGATTTGGGAACAGAGTACCTTGTCCGTCCTCTAGGTGCTGCTGAGGAGGAGGAAGCCTCAAGTGATTTTGAACCTGTGGAAAATGGTGTGGACGAAGACGAAGTAGaggaggatgaaggtgaggaagatgaagacgaTGATGGTGGTGATGATAAGAAGGCTGCTGTGGTTCCACCGAAAAGAAAAAGGTCAGGCAAAGATGATTCAGACGATGACGATGGAGGAGAAGATGACGTCCGACCCTCTAAACGATAG